Below is a genomic region from Helianthus annuus cultivar XRQ/B chromosome 2, HanXRQr2.0-SUNRISE, whole genome shotgun sequence.
TAAATTCAATACCGGCaccggtacccgataccattCATTCAgttctatttttattattattaattccattctgtttttaatatattttattactGTTCATTCCTTactgtttttaatatataggtcaATTATGAGTTTATGATCCATCATTTTTTTGTACATGTAACATAAAACTGTGTTATAAACATGAGATATCAAGTAGTTAAATGAGTTGTATTCATATTTAATATTTGTGTTATATGCGTCGTCAGAGATCTGTTAAACCCGATAAGACACAATTTGTCAGCCCTAAATAATATATGTTATCTAAAATAATAGTTGATAATGAgttagtggtggagtggttggagAAAGAATTGAGTTTTTTGTGACATAGGTTCAATTCATACTCTTCTCGTTACTTTCTGCGGCATCCAGCTGAAGAGCGAATACGGGTGGCGTCGGTTCGacttttaccgattattccaccttCGGGCAGGTGGAGGTCAGGTTTTCGCGCATCTGGGGAGAGCAAAGGGGCTGACgacggtcgagtagtcgaccttttAGTTCATTTTTGCCACTTCAGtctaaaaaataaacttttttatCTGGATCCCTAAggtgaagattgatagtgatttgggcattattattattattattattattattattattattattattattattattattattattattatttatgaaGAATCGAGTGCGATACGTTACGTGAGGTTATTGATGGAATTTAGCATCGTAGAGATGAAGGTGCCGCTAGAGTCTTCATTGTCCCCCAATTCTCTCGCTCACACACTTCCTTGGATCTATTTTATATAACTGTTTGCAAAATAAGTCAATAATAAAATCtcttatttaaataaaataatagtaaAAAATATTTTATGACAAGAGTTAAATGCAATTTGCGTTCTTGATCGTCCTAGCCGGAGGCATCTTGAGTCCCTAAAGTCTTTTTTTGCTTCTTGAGTCCCTTGTAAAAAACGCTGCCACACACGAACAGTTACTTAATCGAACCGAACAGTTAATCAACAATTCGGTTAAGCCATAACCGATTAACTAAAAATTATGGTTCGATTATGATTTTAGTGTTTGACATAACTTAACCATATAATACACACACGCGTGTATTCGAATTTCTTCAAAATGCtatataaaacatgttttatgCCAAGAGAATATGGCAAAATGCAAAAAAGCTAAACATTGTAACTTGTAAGGACTTTGTAACCGTAGATTAAATATGATAACATGAGTCCTAAGGATTGCATTGCACATATACTTCTTACAAGAATAAACATCTAAGTTCTTGAAAAAGCTTGAAATAGAAACTTTCAAGCAACAATGCATGTTTGATTCACAATATGCTAGAGAATAAAAAGGTAACAAAATTTGGTCAAACTTTTATGTGGATTTGTTGTTGATATAAGGTTTATGCAGGTGTTAGTGGGATATTAAACCAAAACTTGTCCAAGACTTAAGTGGCCCATTAGCTATAGACCTTTCAAGTAAATCTATAACATGATTTTAATCATTGTATGGCCCATTCGCAAATCGACCTAAAGAAGTAAATCTGTAACTTGATATGAATCATTTTATTTATGGCCCATTAGCTAATAGACCTAAACAAGTAAATCTTTAACTTGATTTTAATCATTTTATGGCCAATTAGCTAATAGACCTAAGCAAAGAGTTTTTTTTATCTCTTTAACCGATATTTtcgttatggttatggttttgaATAAAAACCAACCCATGTACACCCCTACGTTATTGTATATATAATATACACCAATAGTCCATTTAATGATTATATTTGTTTCTCAACGTTCTTGTATAAACTTTATTGAAAACGGAGTTATATCCGAACTAAAATATTTTTCTGGTATAGTAACTACACcgaatactagtgtggtaacaAACCTAACCGATATCAATTAAACAACATCGGTACTTGTACATGTAGTATCAGTATCGGTATTCTTTAATATGGTTTTTGATGAGTACCGCTACAAACTAAACCAATACCAGGTAGTGGTATCGTCGAAACAGGTATCGCTATACCTTTTTGTGGTTGTCGATCAATGTAAAAGATCTGTCGATATCCTTTTGGGTTGTACCACTAACGAACCGATACCCGATCAAACAATATTATTATAACCACATTTTCCCCGCGACACTGCACGGGTGAAACTTGTAGCTTGAACAGATTAGGAAATGAGTTTCTCCCATTTTGTCATTGTGAATTGGTGATGCCTTTTTTTAGACATGCATGGATGTCTTCTTCTGTTTAGGTTTTGCAAAATTTCATTTTACACTTAGCACCTGGTCTATTTTTTTTCACTCATGGCCATGAACTAGCTTCCAAAAGAGAGATGATCATCATTTTTGAATTAGTTAACTGAAAACACCTATTAAATGTTAAATTCTAATAACTCTAATTAGTTGGGGCAGTTTGAGTTCTTGAGAGTTGTTAAGCATGCTTCCATCATAAATATACTAGTGGTTAATTTCAAAAAGAGTTATTTTTCTACCAGTTTATCCAACAAAGGGTTTTTGGGTTTTGGCTGGCACCTTTCTTGAACTCATTGCTTGGTATAGATACCTTTTGAAGGAAGCTTATAGCTTATAGTCTCAACACCAAACCAAAGTTATTTGGCTGCCACTACTCTTCACATGTTATAGTTATTTAATACTCTTATGTATGTGAAGAGAGATGGGCCCGGATCTCCCGCAGGTCCGGGGAAGGCCCAAACTCAAACCACAGCCCGGACAACTGACCAAGACAAATCATCCACGGGGCCCACCTGTCACGTCGGATGCGCCATCACTGAGGATAAAAAAGGAGATTATGAAAGCGACGTGTGGCCAACGATGTCCTTCGAGCCATTGTACTATGGATCTCCACTAGCGATTATCCCAGGGGAGACAAGAAGTACATTCGATAGCGACATCCAACCAATCACGTCCTGCAGACTCACACTCCTCTCAACCTCCATTAGTGGTTAACACAGAAGAGACCAGAAGGACATCCTGGAAGCGACATGTGGCCAATAGCAGACCGCGGACGCGCACCCTCCTCTGTCACCGCTAACGGTCAACAGAGTGGGGGTCCAAATAGATATTATGATAGTGGCATCTCTCCCAAATCATCTCCCACCATTCCGTTTATTAATGCTACACTTCATCAAGGTGACATCATTCCATACTCACTACTCTCAATTAGGAATCACTCtctcaaaaaaaaaatacttattctcacgctggatGGTGGTTACAAGAAGAATCCACAACCTCTCCTTCTAGCGAGACTCATGGTGTTATTCAATTAAGTGTATCCTTCTGTGGAAATTATTAGCAATTCaagaccaaaaaaaaaaagtgttcAGAAAAGTACATAAAAGTAATACGAGTTTATTCTTATTAATAACACtatcataataataatatgatAATAAACATTTCCCGTGTTAATTAGATTTCAAAAGATGCTCCTTTGCAACGTTCATGATGGCAAGGAGTGGCTCGGTGGTGATAAAAGAAGCATTAGCAGCAAAGTCTTCCTTAATGTCATATTCGATTGTTAGTTTCATAACACTTGTTGAGCCCGACCCGTCTTTTGGGTTCTCTTTGATCTCAACCCTTATCCGATATAAATTTAATCCGAAATCAAGAATCCCTCCTTCAACTACTTGGCTTTCTTTAACCATATTTGCATGATCAACCTTTGTGAACTTCTCTTTGCAATATGAGAATCCTAACCCTAAACATGTAAAACCATATATACCAtcttatttttcttttatttcgcTAAAATTTATCTTTTGTgaatagggctgcaaacgaaccaaacattCGGCGAACAATTTGTGAACCGTTCGGTGGGAAgtctgtttgtttgtttattaaacaaacgaacacaatcaagaaatttcgttcgtttagttaaatgaacgaacatgaacagatgccgtgttcgttcatttatgtttgtggaCGTTTGGTAACACGTTCAATTGTGTtcaatagttcattagtgtttttttgttttgtatattttatctaaatatttcaaaattccgataaattaaatatttaataagtgtgaGTGTATTATATATcatgttcatgaacgcttgttgGTGTTCGTTtatttccatttgtgttcatgaacattagtttgtgttcatttgtgttcatcaacgttcgtttccgttcattgcctaaaattaacaaacaaacacaaacggaCACGAACaaattcatttccttaacaaaccaacacgaacataaaatctcgttcggtaagtgttcatgaatagttcgtgaacacatacaattcttaacaaatgaacacgaacaaggtcctgtccgtgttcgttcggttcgtttgcagctcTATTTGTGAATGATGAGACGTACCGGGCTTGAAGGTAAGCTTAAGAATGGTACCCGGCCCTCCATCACCTTCAACGATGTCAATTCCTTCAAAGATTTTTCCGATGGGAAGGTTTCCAAGCTCAAGAGAGCTAAAGAGAGCCCAAGCTTTGCTTGCCGGCACCTTCACTTCTGCCTCTTCTGATAAGGTTCCGAACATTTTTTTTATTGATGGTTTTGATTGAATGCACATCTTAGGCTGATTTTATACATGAAAAAAAAAGTTTCATGTAATGTGCCAAATTTATTGTAcgtattttgtttttatttggaGTTGAATAAGCAAATCCCAAACACGCTCTAAGAGATTCCCAGATTATTTCATTATATTTTCCCTAATTATTTATTGAGGGCCggccttttattttatttttcatgtatTTTTCTAGTGGACTTGGAGAATAGTACGAGTTCAATGCGAATAAAACATACAGGGATATGGATAACACTGTTACACTTAGATAAGTATTAATAATCTTGGTTTTATATACCTGATTGTAATATGTGTTTTTACATATGTCCAGTATTTCTCAGTTGATTATTCGTTTAGCATTGGGTAAACATTGGTTATACTCGTTAGTTTGTTTAAATTATTCGTTAGGTTTTCTAAATACATTTCTTACTATTTTAATTTTCATATAGTTTTATTACTTAAGGCATTAAAAAATGTAAACACTAAAAAGTAGTGAATTAGTAGATTATTTAGTTACCCAAGaacaaattaaataaagaaaaataaatcGGGAATGTATGTTTTAGGTAATCAACTAATCAGGTCAACATATCACCTAATAGATTATCCGTCCTACACTACTAAACTAACGCGTCCGATCCCATTCCCGAATACCCGTCTCATATTTCTCAGATTTCGAGTTTAGTGTCAAATTCGAGTTTGGTTTTCATCCTTAGGAAGAATTCCTATTCTTAAAAATGTTATATAATAGATGTGATGTAGTCTAATGAGTCTTTATTAAAGTGAACAatgtttcttattttttttaagaGTAAATTGCTATTTTAGTTCCTGGATTTTTGTCTAAATtgttattttagtccaaatagtttttttctcctcTAAGTCcctgactttttttttttttttttttgtcattttgatcacattgcctaacttagtctaaaaataagattataaccaggggtatttttggcattaaattattatgagatTTATAAATAATGTGGTAAACTACCCTTGattatcactacacaacagttatgccaaaaatacccctgtttataaccagatttttagactgacTCAGTCAAtttgatcaaaatggcaagaaaatagAAAAGTAAAAGACACATaggagaaaaaaactatttggactaaaattgCAATTTAGACCAAatttcagggactaaaatgacaatttactctttttttaacaaaacttaagCCTCTTCATTATAATGACATTGCTTTCTATTATATTAAAggattttaaatatatttaacatTCAGTATAAACATGTTACTCGTATAAGACTTTTTAAACAAACCAATTAAAAAACAACTCACAATTAATCACACTATTCTAATTCGCCTCAACTCTTTTCTTTGAAGATATCTTTGTTTTATATGTTTGGATTCCATAAATAACTCTGAGGTCTCCCAAGTTTGAGTTGTTGAGAGTTGTTAACTATACTAGTAGTTAGTTTCAAAAAGAGTTTCTATTAGTTAATCTCAACAAAGATTAATACAACTTATTTTTCAATTCGGTAATACAAGTTTATtcttaataataattaataacactatcataataataatatgatAATAAACATTTCCCGTGCTAATTAGATTTCAAAAGATGCTCGTTTGCAACGCTCATGATGGCAAGTAGAGGCTCGGTGGTGACAAGAGAAGCATTGGCAGCAAACTCTTCCTTAATGTCATATTCGATTGTTAGTTTCATAACACATGTTGAGCCCAACCCATCTTTTGGGTTCTCTTTGATCTCAACCCTCATCCGATATAAGTTTAATCCGATATCAAGAATCCCACCTTCCACTACTTGGCTTTCTTTAACCATACTTGCATGATCGACCTTTGTGAACTTCTCTTTGCAATACGAGAATCCTAACCCTGAACATGTAAAACCATATATACCAtcttatttttcatttatttggctaaaatttatatatttttgtatatGATGAGACATACCAGGCTTGAAGGTAAGCTTGAGAATGGTACCGGCTCCACCGTCACCTTCAATAACGTCAACCGCTTCAAAGATTTTCCCGTCGACAAGCTTTGCGAGCTCGAGAGTGCCAAAGAGAGCCCAAGCTTTGCTTGCCGGCACCTTTACTTCTGCCTCTTCTGATAAGGTTCCGaacatttttttttattgatGGTTTTGATTAAATGCACATCTTAGGCTGAATTTATACATGAAAAAGCTTACATGCATTGTGCCAAATTTATTGTACATATTTTGTTTCTAAAAGATTCCCTGATTATTTCATTGTTTTCCctaattatttattttgtttctaAAAGATTCCCTGATTATTTCATTGTTTTCCCTAATTATATATTGAGGGCCGGCATTTCTACTcacttttttttttggtttttttatgtatttttctAGTGGactttttttggttttttatgtATTTTTCTAGTGGACTGGAAGAATAGTACGAGTATAATGCGAAAGAACAGCACACACAGGGATATGGATAACACTGAGATAATTAACTACAAGTAACCTAAGTTCCATACTTGATTGTAACCCGTGTTTTATACGTGTGGAGCATTTGTCTATTGATTATCCGTTGGGCATTGGGTAAGCATTACCTAATACTATAGTTTTTAACATGTTTTGGCATAAGACTCTTCGTAGTTTGGTAGTGGGGTGTCATCACAAGGTAAAATAGGGCATAGCGCCCTCATAGCAACGCCAACACCATTACGGCGGGCGCTATGGAGTAATTTTTTCCCTCTCGCGATGCATTTTACGGCGTGATCGTTCATtccccactcacacacatatacatatatatacatatatatatatatataggagaatgatccgttaggaaccaccctttattgcgagaaccgcgagaactagtgtgaacacaaacagtaattcctaaaaaaatctaaaaaacacccaaaaaattttttttattattttttttggaaaaatcgctatattttgttaagaaaaaaataaaaaaaaatcgagtaacagttatccatgcacatgtgcatatgtaccatttgtttgacaaattccgtaattcattacaaatattagtcaattacactttcatttacactaggGGGCTACTAAACGTACCCCCACTTGTTACTTTTTATACCCCCTTTCCATAAAATCACATTTAAACTTGTCATATTTACCCCCTAAACAAGTCATATTTTTTAAAGTAttcttttttgttacaaaacaaattcaaaagtgtaaaaatatattatagacgtttttttaaaaaaatgtttatttttatgtttatttaaaaaaccatATTTTTTAAAAGGTTTTCAGATATCTCTTACACtttctcaaatagtattttgattatgttttcttttattgaacATCTTTACAAATTACTAATAACGTTTTTcgtataaaaacaataataaaaaagttttgaattttatttttgaaaaaagtcatcaacattatattttttttcatcgTCAAGCTTGTATTTTAAATgtcttatatttattattttaaatattttaaaatgtttttttattttggaACTACTTGAAGTGGGTATCTGATGCGTGGTCGAAAACCGATGATTATTCGTAATTAAGTTTATGCTTTTACGTGACTTTTGGTTTCAAATGACCTACTTTTGATTACAAAAAAATCCACATATATTTTTGAAATCAACCAGtttgatatattttttaaatgaagaagagaaaaatatTTGTGAATCAACCCTATCCATTTGTTTTGCTTTAGAAAAGTGTTCACTTCGATCCAAGTCTTAAACTGGTTTTAACTTGTTTATAATATATTCTTTacactaattaaatttgaatttatatagaTTGTTAATTTATAACATATTCTTTacactaattaaatttgaatttatatagaTTGTTAATTTATAGTTTGATAAAATAATTTTAGTATGTATTGTTTATTTGTTCACTTACATAGATGGGCTGTAAACGCTATTTTaaaggaattttttttttactttttgataaataaaaaatgttaattattttataaacacgtcattattaaaaaatataaaagtaagACCTTAAAAATACAAACTAGACGAAGAAAAAACATAATATAGactttttttcaaaaagaaagttcaaaactttttttattattttttataagaaaaaatgttattatttatttgtaaagatgtacaataaaaaaatataatcaaaatactatttgagaaaGTGTCTTTATAAACAATATAtgaaaacttttaaaaaatatgagttaaataaaaatttaaaaattaatatttaaaaaaaagtcaGTAAAGTTGTTTTgttacactactttgaatacactttccctttcatctatcattccatccataatacactattATTATCTCCTAacatccataatacaatatcattacctcctaccatcaataatacaataccattaccaatattttcactttattacatgtatatcaacaccatttataccatccaatcatcatattacatcataaagtaacAACTATAGCCAAACCATCAAcgactagatataactaaccaaaaaacatgtatatgggcctacttctccattcaaaatcacaaactttttgtaccaaaacatgttatttcatgtttatacctaatgatgcacatgtgcattttgaatattggtaatgtaaaaagtagtgtattacagatggtattgtaaattaaagtgcaattgtctataaCTAATAACGTATTAcggaatttgttgaagtaatgatacatatgcacatgtgcatggataactattactcgaaaaaaaagggttttttttgtGGTAACTAAATATACCGATTTTTgcttaaaaaatattaaaaaaataaaaaaaaaatttgagtgctttttttattttttttagattttattttgtgttcacattggttctcgcggttctcacaataagggtggttctcgcatgaaccttaccctatatatatatatacatacatacatatatatatatgtatatatatatatatatatatatatatatatatatataagctcATACATATACAACCCCACtacacactcaagttatataaAGCCCCTCTCTTACACAATCCGCCATTTGTCGCATAACGCCCtacaaggggctttatgactaaaCATGGCCTAAAGGTGTTTTAGCTTATGCTTTAtggggtttttttttaaattatttttttttacttttatccGAAAACTAGAGTTAagtgcttggttggtccctgtagtttgcaaatatttcatacttggtcctagtggtttactaattacacgcgtggtcccaaaagtcatttcacacatagttaactgagaaatttaacagaggttaggtcaagggaccaaccgagttcattttttgacaacttttaggaccaagcgtgtaattagtaaaccactaggaccaagtatgatatttttgcaaaccacagggaccaaccaagaatttaactccgaaaactatttgatccattacttttaatccaaaactatttgaatttttttagtttaacctcaaaacttttcatctttacttttaacccaaaactattacacttttttacttttaaccccaaaacttttcatctttttgcaatttaacctcaTAACATTTTTACTTTCAATTTGGTCCTCTATGCTTTTCTTTTTTCgcaaaattttcattttacgtTCCGTTCTAAATTAGCGAGTTAACAAAGTGCAACGTGCGTTTCTGGTTAAACGTTTCTACATCgtttatttttttcccgtttgacaggttcatcctAAAGCGCAGGttctaaatcgacttagttattttttatatgttttacgttttggttTAGTTTCTTCGCATCAACACACCGCAACTTtaatgttggtggtcgctgacagtagTGTCGCATTGGTGTTGGCCCCGCCGCAACGTGTGAGTGCTTAATACTagttgattatacatgttagtttGTTTAAATTATCCGTTGAATTTTCTAAATACATTTCTTACTATTTTAGTTTCTATATGATTTTTCTACTTAAGaaatttagaaaaataaaaactaaaagttAGTGAATTAGTAGATTATTTTATAACCTAAGAAcaaattaagaaaagaaaaataaaacgggAATGTATGTTTCGAGTGATCAACTAATTGGTTTAGGTATTACCTAATACAATATACGTCCTATACTCCCAAACTATTGCAATACCGGTCTTATTCCCGGATACTTGTCCTATGTTTTAGATTTTGGGTTTACACTCAAATTCGAGTTTGGTTTTCATCCCAAGTAAAGTAGTCTAATTTAATGAGTCTTTATTCAAGTGGAtagtgtttagttttttttttttaaataaaaactaaCCCTCTTCATTTGAAATGTCCATGCTTTCTGATATATATGTTTTAGATTTTGGGTTTACAGTCAAATTCGGGTTTGGTttttgatgcgtgtcagtgtgtatatgttttaggtatatattttaagccatttttacactttttagccaagttttaaatttataaacacgatattcactaacactaaacacacatatgggcaagtgcacccatcgtggacgtagtatagtgttggtaagataccgaggtcgtccaaggacacaagagtttttagtaccagtttatcctcaacgtctaatcaaatcaaaatgttagaaaaagatttttaaactagaaaactaaaactaactaaaatgctgaaaaataaaataaaaataaaaacagacagacaagatgaatcacttggatccgactcgtgtgtagtgtaacctttgattattttcgcacttttgcacttgtttaagagattatcttagttattgtagtaggcccctcttttgaaggtgacgttaccctcaacctagtagtttgagtcagcaaggatacaatcctaaagggtcggattattaaaagataattaattaagttattaatgcataatgtggtaggcccctcttttgaaggtgacgttaccctcggctaagtagtctgagtcagcagggatacagtcctaagtagccgggttaaagttttaatagtagtt
It encodes:
- the LOC110907368 gene encoding S-norcoclaurine synthase 2, whose protein sequence is MFGTLSEEAEVKVPASKAWALFGTLELAKLVDGKIFEAVDVIEGDGGAGTILKLTFKPGLGFSYCKEKFTKVDHASMVKESQVVEGGILDIGLNLYRMRVEIKENPKDGLGSTCVMKLTIEYDIKEEFAANASLVTTEPLLAIMSVANEHLLKSN